The Ictalurus furcatus strain D&B chromosome 5, Billie_1.0, whole genome shotgun sequence genome includes a region encoding these proteins:
- the gnb1a gene encoding guanine nucleotide-binding protein G(I)/G(S)/G(T) subunit beta-1, producing MSELDQLRQEAEQLKNQIRDARKACADATLSQITANIDPVGRIQMRTRRTLRGHLAKIYAMHWGTDSRLLVSASQDGKLIIWDSYTTNKVHAIPLRSSWVMTCAYAPSGNYVACGGLDNICSIYNLKTREGNVRVSRELAGHTGYLSCCRFLDDNQIVTSSGDTTCALWDIETGQQTTTFAGHTGDVMSLSLAPDARLFVSGACDASAKLWDIREGMCRQTFTGHESDINAICFFPNGNAFATGSDDATCRLFDLRADQELMVYSHDNIICGITSVAFSKSGRLLLAGYDDFNCNVWDTLKADRAGVLAGHDNRVSCLGVTDDGMAVATGSWDSFLKIWN from the exons ATGAGCGAACTCGACCAGCTACGTCAGGAGGCTGAACAGCTGAAGAACCAGATCAGA gatgcAAGGAAAGCATGTGCGGATGCCACCCTGTCTCAG ATTACAGCCAACATCGACCCGGTTGGGCGAATTCAGATGCGTACCCGGCGGACACTGAGAGGTCACCTGGCTAAAATCTATGCCATGCACTGGGGCACTGACTCACG gcTCCTCGTCAGTGCTTCCCAGGATGGTAAACTTATCATTTGGGACAGCTATACTACAAACAAG GTTCATGCCATCCCACTGCGCTCCTCATGGGTGATGACGTGTGCATACGCGCCGTCCGGCAACTACGTGGCTTGCGGTGGCCTGGACAACATCTGCTCCATCTACAATCTGAAGACACGTGAGGGCAATGTCCGTGTGAGCCGTGAGCTGGCTGGCCATACag GTTACCTCTCCTGCTGTCGTTTCCTGGACGACAACCAGATTGTCACTAGCTCAGGCGACACCACCTG TGCTCTTTGGGACATTGAGACGGGGCAGCAGACAACCACGTTTGCAGGTCACACTGGGGATGTGATGTCTCTGTCTCTGGCCCCGGATGCACGCTTGTTCGTCTCTGGTGCTTGTGATGCCTCTGCTAAGCTTTGGGATATCAGAGAGGGCATGTGTAGACAGACCTTCACTGGCCACGAGTCCGACATCAACGCCATCTGC TTCTTCCCCAATGGGAATGCGTTTGCCACAGGCTCGGACGACGCCACCTGCAGGCTGTTCGACCTGCGTGCCGACCAGGAGCTGATGGTGTACTCGCATGACAACATCATCTGCGGTATTACCTCAGTGGCCTTTTCCAAAAGCGGCCGTTTGCTGCTCGCCGGCTACGACGACTTCAACTGCAATGTGTGGGACACCCTCAAGGCCGACCGTGCAG GTGTCCTGGCAGGCCATGATAACCGTGTTAGCTGCTTGGGTGTTACTGATGATGGAATGGCAGTGGCCACAGGCTCATGGGACAGTTTCCTTAAGATCTGGAATTAA
- the LOC128607645 gene encoding transketolase: protein MEDYHKPDKQTLQELRNIANRLRINSIKATTAAGSGHPTSCCSAAEIMSVVFFHTMKYKPDDPRNPSYDRFVLSKGHAAPVLYAAWAEAGSLQESELLNLRKIDSILEGHPVPKQPFVDVATGSLGQGLGAACGMAYTGKYFDKASYRVYCLLGDGELSEGSVWEAMAFASFYKLNNLVAILDINRLGQSDPAPLQHKVEKYRERCQAFGWHAVIVDGHSVEELCKALCQPHDQPTAIVAQTIKGKGIPDTEDKMGWHGKPLPKDMAESVIKDLQSQITSDKKLSPPTPTEDAPPVNLKNIQMPSEPKYILGEKIATRKAYGLALEKLGHANKHVVVMDADTKNSTFSEIFKNKFPDRYVECYIAEQNMVSVAVGCAARDRNVVFASAFATFFTRAYDQLRMAAISESNINLCGSHCGVSIGEDGPSQMALEDLAMFRAIPTATVFYPSDAVSTEKAVELAANTKGICFIRTSRPENPVIYNSNEEFRVGQAKVVYKNSEDQVTVIGAAVTLHEALDAAKQLKEEKIYIRVIDLFTIKPLDSKTIIENARATGGRIITVEDHYYEGGLGEAVCSAVVNEPDFTVERLAVSHVPRSGKPKELLKLFKIDSKAIVQAVKKILNDTANKTTK from the exons ACACCCAACATCATGTTGCAGTGCAGCAGAGATCATGTCTGTGGTCTTCTTTCACACCATGAAATACAAACCTGATGACCCACGTAATCCCAGCTATGACCGCTTTGTTCTGTCCAAG gGTCATGCTGCTCCAGTGCTCTATGCCGCCTGGGCAGAAGCAGGTTCCCTCCAAGAAAGTGAGCTGCTTAACCTCCGAAAAATTGACTCCATCCTGGAGGGCCACCCAGTTCCA aaACAGCCATTTGTGGACGTGGCCACAGGATCTCTTGGGCAAGGACTTGGTGCTGCATGTGGGATGGCCTATACTGGAAAATATTTTGACAAGGCGAG TTACCGTGTGTACTGCCTGCTCGGGGACGGTGAGCTGTCTGAGGGCTCAGTGTGGGAGGCCATGGCCTTTGCTTCCTTCTATAAGTTGAACAATTTGGTAGCCATTCTGGACATCAACCGACTTGGCCAGAGCGACCCTGCACCCCTGCAGCACAAGGTGGAGAAGTACAGGGAACGCTGCCAGGCCTTCGG atggcATGCTGTCATTGTGGATGGCCACAGTGTGGAGGAGCTTTGCAAGGCTCTGTGTCAACCCCATGACCAGCCTACTGCCATTGTTGCCCAAACCATTAAGGGCAAAGGCATTCcag ACACAGAAGATAAGATGGGTTGGCATGGTAAACCCCTGCCTAAGGACATGGCTGAGAGTGTAATAAAGGACCTACAAAGTCAGATTACAAGCGACAAGAAGCTGTCCCCCCCAACACCAACTGAAGACGCACCTCCCGTCAACCTGAAAAACATCCAAATGCCCAGCGAACCCAAATACATACTCGGAGAGAAG ATCGCTACGAGGAAAGCCTATGGTCTGGCTCTTGAAAAACTTGGCCATGCCAACAAGCACGTTGTTGTCATGGACGCAGACACAAAGAATTCCACCTTTTCTGAGATTTTCAAGAACAAATTTCCTGACCGCTATGTGGAGTGCTACATCGCAGAGCAGAATATG gTGAGCGTAGCAGTGGGCTGTGCAGCTCGTGACCGCAACGTTGTTTTTGCCTCGGCGTTTGCCACATTCTTCACCCGAGCCTATGACCAGTTGCGCATGGCCGCCATCTCAGAGAGCAACATCAACCTCTGCGGCTCACACTGTGGCGTTTCCATCG GAGAGGATGGTCCCTCTCAGATGGCGCTGGAAGACTTGGCGATGTTCAGAGCCATTCCCACTGCCACCGTGTTCTACCCGAGTGATGCTGTGTCCACTGAGAAGGCAGTGGAGCTGGCTGCTAACACAAAG GGTATTTGCTTCATCCGAACCAGTCGCCCTGAAAATCCTGTAATCTACAACAGCAATGAAGAGTTCCGTGTAGGCCAGGCGAAG GTTGTGTACAAGAACAGCGAAGACCAGGTCACTGTGATTGGAGCTGCTGTAACTCTGCATGAGGCTCTTGATGCAGCTAAGCAGCTGAAGGAAG AGAAAATATACATTCGAGTGATTGACTTATTCACTATTAAACCCCTGGACTCAAAGACAATTATTGAAAATGCCCGGGCCACAGGGGGTCGCATCATCACTGTAGAGGACCATTACTATGAAG GTGGTCTGGGAGAGGCCGTGTGTTCAGCAGTGGTGAATGAACCCGACTTCACCGTGGAGCGCCTCGCTGTTTCTCACGTGCCACGCAGCGGGAAACCCAAAGAACTACTCAAACTGTTCAAAATCGACTCTAAGGCCATTGTTCAGGCCGTCAAGAAAATACTCAATGATACtgccaacaaaacaacaaaataa